Proteins encoded in a region of the Oncorhynchus clarkii lewisi isolate Uvic-CL-2024 chromosome 18, UVic_Ocla_1.0, whole genome shotgun sequence genome:
- the LOC139373852 gene encoding E3 ubiquitin-protein ligase PPP1R11 has product MAEAPGTSSETITETVQVDTPPPPQQEGRSLTIKLRKRKTDKKVEWSSDTVDNEHLGRRSSKCCCVYEKPKQFGESSSESEGDDGDEGCGSAHCILGHGKDGRHGHRGGGGGSTVPPSSGGSHAH; this is encoded by the exons ATGGCGGAGGCGCCAGGTACTTCTAGCGAGACGATAACGGAGACCGTTCAAGTTGACACACCGCCACCGCCCCAGCAG gAGGGACGTAGCCTGACCATCAAgctgaggaagagaaagactgaCAAGAAGGTGGAGTGGTCCAGCGACACAGTGGACAACGAGCATCTGGGAAGGAGGTCTTCCAAGT gttGCTGCGTCTACGAGAAGCCCAAACAGTTTGGGGAGTCCTCCTCTGAAAGTGAGGGAGATGACGGCGACGAGGGCTGTGGAAGTGCACACTGCATTCTGGGACATGGGAAAGACGGCAGGCATGGACacagaggagggggtggggggagtacGGTTCCTCCAAGCTCTGGGGGATCACATGCCCACTAA